One Maribacter dokdonensis DSW-8 genomic region harbors:
- a CDS encoding endonuclease/exonuclease/phosphatase family protein gives MSKFKLFLRAFGLLAIVLTIFPYIPLNSWVIRIFDFPHLQLTVLTVLAFLTYFFRFELKSRVDQIFVLILLICIGVQLRKIYIYTPLAKYEIEEASENAKVFLSIYAANVLQENEKKNLLVEDSKSKKADILLFTEIDHKWLKKIQESFQNQYEYQVEVPLDNTYGMVLFSKYELFEPSVQYMVEDTIPSIHTKLVLPSKDTIQIFAIHPAPPTPQHNPSSVDRDAEMMKIALLSKKSKYPVIVMGDFNDVAWSETTELFQKVSGLLDSRKGRGLFNTFNARSYIMRWPLDHIFSSADFRVKDISLGTDIGSDHFPFYTKFSFEPQLSAEQKLPEPSEQEINTAKSQITTENKTS, from the coding sequence ATGTCAAAATTTAAACTATTTCTTCGAGCTTTCGGACTTCTTGCCATCGTCCTAACCATTTTTCCTTATATTCCTCTAAACAGTTGGGTAATTAGAATATTCGATTTTCCACACCTACAACTAACAGTGCTTACTGTTTTAGCTTTTTTGACTTACTTTTTTAGGTTTGAATTAAAAAGTAGAGTTGATCAAATTTTTGTTCTAATTCTTTTGATCTGTATTGGGGTTCAACTTAGAAAGATTTACATATATACACCATTGGCTAAATATGAAATTGAAGAGGCAAGTGAAAATGCCAAGGTATTCCTCTCTATCTATGCTGCTAATGTATTGCAAGAGAACGAGAAGAAAAATTTACTTGTTGAAGATTCCAAAAGTAAAAAAGCGGATATTTTATTATTCACTGAAATAGATCATAAATGGTTAAAGAAAATTCAAGAGAGTTTTCAAAACCAATATGAATACCAGGTAGAAGTGCCTTTAGACAATACGTATGGCATGGTATTGTTTTCTAAATATGAACTTTTTGAACCTAGTGTACAATATATGGTTGAAGATACCATACCTTCCATTCATACAAAATTGGTATTACCATCAAAGGATACCATACAAATTTTTGCTATTCACCCGGCACCGCCAACTCCACAGCATAACCCATCATCTGTAGATCGAGATGCAGAAATGATGAAAATTGCCCTACTTAGTAAAAAATCCAAGTATCCTGTAATTGTAATGGGTGATTTTAATGATGTGGCATGGTCCGAGACCACGGAATTATTCCAGAAAGTAAGTGGTTTGCTGGATTCTAGAAAGGGTAGGGGGTTGTTCAATACCTTTAATGCCAGGAGTTATATTATGCGCTGGCCTTTAGATCATATATTTTCATCGGCAGATTTTAGAGTGAAAGACATTAGTTTAGGTACGGATATTGGCTCTGATCATTTTCCTTTTTACACCAAATTTAGTTTTGAGCCACAATTATCAGCTGAGCAAAAACTTCCTGAACCATCTGAACAAGAAATTAACACAGCTAAAAGTCAGATTACCACTGAAAACAAGACTTCATAA
- a CDS encoding ferritin-like domain-containing protein codes for METKNRTLVNRLEEILEKNRDAQKGYAKAAENAKDHNLKAYFQNKSGERGTFNQILHKELVASYDEIDNDGSFTGTLHRAWMDVKAFFSGDNDESMLEEAIRGDKAAVEEYEEVLNESQLPSNVALVIREQLVKIRTDLNKVKSMEDLIS; via the coding sequence ATGGAAACGAAAAATAGAACCTTAGTAAATAGATTAGAAGAAATTTTAGAAAAGAACCGTGATGCCCAAAAGGGATACGCTAAAGCAGCTGAAAATGCAAAGGATCATAATTTAAAGGCATACTTTCAGAACAAATCTGGAGAACGAGGCACATTTAATCAAATTTTACATAAAGAGCTAGTGGCTAGTTATGATGAAATCGACAACGATGGTAGCTTTACCGGTACCTTGCATAGAGCTTGGATGGATGTAAAAGCATTCTTTTCTGGGGATAATGACGAATCTATGCTAGAAGAGGCAATCAGAGGAGACAAAGCTGCTGTAGAGGAATATGAAGAAGTATTGAATGAAAGCCAATTACCTTCTAACGTTGCATTGGTAATTAGAGAACAATTGGTAAAAATTAGAACCGATTTAAACAAAGTAAAATCAATGGAAGATTTAATTAGTTAG
- a CDS encoding exonuclease domain-containing protein has product MQDRKFAIVTMTTFGYKPNPLRIVQLSISKLKGEYYQTIFSTNINPEERIPNYIQERTGLTDSILLKAPTFSDVANTILQELENHILVGHNASFLHYALQSEFKYLGYSFKIPQLCTIRLAKKLMPNMTNYELPYLSNVLNIPFTPSNDLEEYSNAVDILLQRLIQLDDEDVISKFLAPKVEKEHFAPKNIQYQKLNTLPNVTGVYRFQNQSGETLYVGKAKDIKKRVLSHFYNSSEKEIALCDATFHIDFETTGSELIALLREADLIDKIDPPYNYIQKKNYITYHIIPQKNKKGILQLKIERRPFAHSPTEIFLRRGDAIKRLIQLTEKFKLCPLQTGLKTKLGRCTHGEYNECDGVCTGEEEIGSYNHKVENALDYLNNENDNYIIFEKGRTKAERSFILILHGVYQGYGFIDNSQSFSSIEDFKDMLDSKKHSYHTAKIISSYRQRNPWKIKPLFTVHE; this is encoded by the coding sequence ATGCAGGACAGAAAATTTGCTATTGTAACCATGACCACTTTTGGTTATAAGCCTAACCCGTTAAGAATAGTTCAACTATCTATAAGCAAACTTAAAGGTGAATATTACCAGACAATTTTCTCCACTAACATTAACCCCGAAGAGCGAATACCTAATTACATTCAAGAAAGAACTGGGTTGACCGATAGTATTCTTTTAAAAGCACCTACTTTTTCAGATGTTGCCAATACGATCTTACAAGAACTTGAAAATCACATTTTGGTTGGTCATAATGCATCGTTTCTTCATTATGCGTTACAATCAGAATTCAAATATTTAGGGTACTCCTTTAAAATTCCGCAACTATGTACCATTCGGTTGGCTAAGAAATTAATGCCGAATATGACCAATTATGAATTGCCTTATTTAAGTAATGTATTAAATATTCCATTTACACCTTCCAATGATTTGGAAGAATATAGCAATGCGGTAGATATCTTATTGCAAAGATTGATACAACTTGATGATGAGGATGTAATTTCCAAGTTTTTAGCACCTAAAGTAGAAAAAGAGCATTTTGCTCCAAAGAATATTCAATATCAAAAATTAAACACGCTGCCAAATGTAACGGGCGTTTATAGATTTCAAAATCAAAGTGGGGAAACCCTATATGTTGGTAAAGCAAAAGATATAAAGAAAAGAGTCTTGAGTCATTTCTATAATTCAAGCGAGAAAGAAATTGCATTATGCGATGCTACTTTTCATATAGATTTTGAAACAACCGGAAGTGAGCTCATTGCCTTATTACGAGAAGCAGATTTAATTGATAAAATAGACCCACCGTATAATTACATACAAAAGAAAAATTATATCACTTATCACATCATACCTCAGAAAAATAAAAAAGGCATACTACAACTGAAAATTGAACGAAGACCTTTTGCGCACTCGCCCACCGAAATATTTTTAAGAAGAGGCGATGCCATTAAACGCTTGATCCAACTGACAGAAAAATTTAAGTTATGCCCGCTACAAACCGGGTTGAAAACAAAATTAGGTAGATGTACGCACGGTGAATATAATGAATGTGATGGTGTCTGTACCGGTGAAGAAGAAATTGGCAGCTACAATCATAAAGTGGAAAATGCCCTGGACTATCTAAATAATGAAAATGATAATTATATAATTTTTGAAAAAGGACGCACCAAAGCAGAGCGTAGTTTTATCTTAATTCTACATGGTGTTTACCAAGGTTACGGATTTATTGATAATTCACAATCATTTTCTAGCATAGAGGATTTTAAAGATATGCTTGATTCTAAAAAGCATTCTTACCATACTGCCAAAATTATCTCTAGCTATAGGCAACGTAATCCATGGAAAATTAAGCCTTTGTTCACAGTTCATGAATAA
- a CDS encoding ATP-dependent helicase: protein MHLKEELNKQQLKAVEFTGKHLLVLAGAGTGKTRTIIARAAYLIENGANPSKIQILTFTKKAANEIVERVKASLPQSNGRSLSGATFHSWCNQLIIKYPNLFGAANFTVIDPDDQLGLMKMVSGSQSDVYSKLRIKPQQLLDVYSYARNTKKNLTESIRTLIYKGKEDKDTDYEITAMKPNVEILLRAYQKKKMDQRYLDYDDLLLVVSTQLKSNPEARKLLSQDLDYLLVDEMQDTNPLQWELLSPFIDICSLFCVGDDAQSIYSFRGADFRNVHQFKERVKDSEVYKLEKNYRSTQEILDISNWLLEKSPIDYKKKLQSVRGNGEIPILLNVNDEWQEANWVADEILKNYTDEDRRFSDHLILSRSQYYTKTLQAVFIRRKIPYVTYGGRKFLQAAHIKDLVSLLRIVNNPYDEIAWVRFLTFWEGIGEVRASRIMAVILADEGKTDIPTLLQGAIPGKDGIKIADLYNAVQKEKGKVGKMVDIAYEAMSLGLAFRYRKDWIEKRKGDFPVLKLLADSYASLGEFIGEGLLDNAEKMNGSPVLSESQLDTAEEKDHVIISTIHSAKGLEADVCIVLHVSPKAFPSSWSLDDVDAIEEDRRVLYVALTRAKNRLIITRNTASISAIHGKAIAANMGQQANAAETYFLTAVPDTLVKQETIGHDFTPVKDAAEPNNIDLSSGMDFS, encoded by the coding sequence ATGCATTTAAAAGAAGAATTAAACAAACAACAATTAAAGGCCGTTGAATTTACGGGCAAACATTTGCTAGTACTTGCTGGTGCAGGTACAGGCAAAACACGAACTATTATAGCCAGGGCAGCATATTTGATCGAGAATGGAGCTAATCCATCAAAAATTCAGATATTGACTTTTACAAAAAAAGCTGCCAATGAAATTGTGGAGCGTGTTAAAGCTAGTTTACCACAGTCTAACGGGCGGTCATTGAGCGGTGCCACTTTTCACAGTTGGTGCAACCAATTGATTATCAAATACCCTAATTTATTTGGTGCCGCCAATTTTACGGTTATAGACCCAGACGACCAGTTAGGGTTAATGAAAATGGTCTCTGGCAGCCAAAGTGATGTTTATAGCAAGCTGCGTATTAAACCCCAGCAATTACTGGATGTCTATTCTTATGCTAGAAACACAAAAAAGAATCTAACAGAATCTATACGAACATTAATATATAAAGGCAAAGAAGATAAGGATACAGATTACGAAATAACGGCCATGAAGCCTAATGTGGAAATTTTACTTAGGGCTTATCAAAAGAAAAAAATGGATCAACGTTATTTAGATTATGATGATCTGTTGCTCGTTGTATCCACACAGCTAAAATCCAATCCCGAAGCTAGAAAGCTTTTATCCCAAGACCTTGACTATCTACTTGTTGATGAAATGCAAGATACCAACCCATTGCAATGGGAGTTACTTTCGCCCTTTATCGATATCTGCAGTTTGTTTTGTGTAGGTGATGATGCGCAATCTATCTATTCATTTAGAGGTGCAGATTTTAGAAATGTACATCAGTTTAAAGAACGGGTAAAAGATTCTGAAGTATATAAGCTTGAAAAAAATTACCGCTCAACGCAAGAGATACTTGATATCTCAAATTGGTTGTTAGAAAAATCGCCCATTGATTATAAAAAGAAGTTACAATCGGTTAGAGGAAACGGCGAAATACCCATACTGCTCAATGTTAATGATGAATGGCAAGAGGCAAATTGGGTAGCAGATGAAATATTAAAAAATTATACCGATGAAGATCGTCGTTTTTCCGATCATCTTATTTTATCGCGTTCCCAGTATTATACCAAAACCTTACAAGCGGTTTTTATAAGAAGAAAAATACCCTATGTAACGTACGGAGGTCGTAAATTTTTACAAGCTGCACATATTAAAGATTTGGTTTCACTATTAAGAATAGTCAATAACCCCTACGATGAAATTGCATGGGTAAGATTCCTGACTTTCTGGGAAGGAATTGGAGAAGTAAGGGCTTCAAGAATAATGGCGGTCATATTGGCTGATGAAGGTAAAACTGATATCCCTACCCTATTACAAGGTGCTATTCCCGGTAAAGACGGAATCAAAATTGCCGACCTCTATAATGCAGTACAAAAAGAGAAAGGCAAGGTTGGCAAGATGGTAGATATCGCTTATGAAGCTATGTCGTTGGGCTTGGCATTTAGATATCGTAAAGATTGGATAGAAAAGCGCAAAGGTGATTTCCCTGTGCTTAAACTTTTGGCAGATAGCTATGCCAGCTTAGGTGAATTTATCGGTGAAGGCCTGTTGGATAATGCAGAAAAAATGAACGGCTCACCGGTGCTAAGTGAATCTCAATTGGACACCGCAGAGGAAAAAGACCATGTAATCATCTCTACAATTCATTCTGCCAAAGGGTTAGAGGCAGATGTGTGTATAGTGTTGCACGTATCGCCCAAGGCATTTCCTTCCTCATGGTCGTTAGATGATGTCGATGCCATTGAAGAAGACCGTAGAGTATTGTATGTTGCTTTGACAAGAGCTAAAAACAGGTTGATTATCACCAGAAATACCGCCTCAATTTCAGCAATTCATGGTAAAGCCATTGCCGCTAACATGGGGCAACAGGCCAATGCTGCCGAAACTTATTTCTTAACGGCCGTACCAGATACCTTGGTAAAGCAAGAAACTATTGGTCATGATTTTACACCCGTTAAAGATGCCGCGGAACCTAATAATATTGACCTTTCTTCAGGAATGGATTTTAGCTAG